A single region of the Parasphingorhabdus litoris DSM 22379 genome encodes:
- a CDS encoding efflux RND transporter periplasmic adaptor subunit: MNYESKISGEDVDVSTLEDGDEEARSRKPLVIAAIAVVAAILAVLAYQLFFGSGEAPPAESQAPVVTVVIPGTKDVVRTINATGTLAARREIPVGVVGEGGRVTQVYVDAGDWVKPGQIMASIDRSVQNQQVARWAALVASARADLNLAQANLDRAAALVERGFISKADIDRLTATRDSNAAQLRVNQAQLGEARARNNFLNIVAPKGGFVLERSVEVGQTVSAGSGILFRLAQNGEMELQAQLSESDLANVAVGVNTEVIPVGTDKVLTGQIWQISPMIDSQSRQGIAKIALSYDSALRPGGFASARITSGSTVASVLPESALQNDSKGAFVYIVDKDDKAVRRDVVTGPVSSAGVSISSGLNGTERVVLRAGGFLNPGETVKPALQKKEAGA, from the coding sequence ATGAACTATGAATCGAAAATTTCCGGCGAAGATGTCGACGTCTCGACCCTAGAAGATGGCGATGAAGAGGCGCGGAGCAGAAAGCCTTTAGTGATCGCTGCGATTGCGGTGGTGGCCGCTATTTTGGCGGTGCTTGCCTATCAGTTATTCTTCGGCTCTGGCGAGGCTCCCCCTGCGGAGAGCCAGGCACCGGTGGTTACCGTGGTAATTCCGGGCACCAAGGATGTTGTCCGCACCATTAATGCCACTGGAACGCTGGCGGCCCGACGTGAAATTCCGGTCGGCGTTGTCGGCGAGGGTGGTCGTGTAACCCAAGTATATGTCGATGCTGGTGACTGGGTGAAACCTGGTCAGATCATGGCGAGCATTGATCGTTCGGTTCAGAATCAGCAAGTGGCGCGGTGGGCAGCCTTGGTTGCTTCTGCCAGGGCAGATTTGAACTTGGCGCAGGCTAATCTTGACCGTGCGGCTGCGCTGGTCGAACGTGGGTTTATTTCAAAAGCGGATATCGATCGGCTGACGGCGACGCGTGACTCAAATGCTGCACAGCTGCGTGTTAACCAGGCACAGTTGGGCGAAGCACGCGCGCGGAACAATTTTTTGAACATTGTTGCACCAAAGGGCGGTTTTGTTCTGGAGCGCAGTGTTGAGGTCGGACAAACGGTGAGCGCGGGCAGCGGAATTCTATTCCGGTTGGCTCAAAATGGCGAAATGGAATTGCAGGCTCAGCTGAGCGAAAGTGATCTGGCAAATGTGGCGGTTGGTGTGAACACCGAGGTCATTCCCGTGGGTACAGACAAGGTGCTGACCGGGCAAATTTGGCAAATTTCACCAATGATTGACTCGCAGTCACGGCAAGGCATAGCAAAAATTGCACTGAGCTATGACAGCGCTCTGCGTCCAGGTGGCTTTGCGAGTGCGAGAATAACCAGTGGTTCTACTGTTGCCTCAGTATTGCCAGAATCAGCGTTGCAGAATGATAGCAAAGGCGCGTTCGTCTATATTGTTGACAAAGATGACAAGGCAGTGCGCCGGGATGTTGTGACTGGTCCAGTTTCCAGCGCCGGTGTTTCGATAAGTTCGGGTTTAAATGGCACCGAGCGGGTTGTTTTGCGAGCTGGTGGTTTCCTGAATCCAGGAGAGACGGTCAAACCCGCTTTGCAGAAAAAAGAGGCAGGCGCCTGA
- a CDS encoding GlsB/YeaQ/YmgE family stress response membrane protein, which yields MNFIIALVMGGIIGWLASIVMGRDASMGIFWNIVVGCVGSMLGGWLFSFFTGGTQNLRDAPFSPMTLLVAFGGAIVLLGIVNLIKRGRVR from the coding sequence ATTAACTTTATCATCGCGCTTGTGATGGGCGGCATTATCGGATGGCTCGCGAGTATCGTTATGGGCCGGGATGCATCAATGGGCATTTTCTGGAACATTGTTGTGGGCTGTGTCGGTTCGATGTTGGGTGGCTGGCTGTTCAGCTTCTTCACTGGCGGCACGCAAAATCTTCGAGATGCACCATTCAGCCCAATGACCTTGCTGGTGGCTTTTGGTGGAGCAATCGTGCTTCTGGGTATTGTTAATTTAATCAAGCGGGGGCGCGTCCGTTAA
- the sciP gene encoding CtrA inhibitor SciP, with protein sequence MIENQEIKPAQVVGPLGEPLTIADLPNPGTTRWVVRRKAEVVAAVNGGLLTVDEVCDRYSLSLEEFASWQRAVDRSGMPGLRVTRIQHYRDLYERQQKY encoded by the coding sequence ATGATCGAGAACCAGGAAATTAAACCAGCACAAGTAGTTGGCCCATTGGGTGAACCATTGACTATAGCTGATTTGCCCAATCCGGGTACAACCCGCTGGGTGGTTCGGCGCAAGGCGGAAGTTGTTGCGGCGGTAAATGGCGGCCTTTTGACGGTTGATGAGGTTTGCGATCGTTACAGTCTGTCGTTGGAAGAATTTGCTTCTTGGCAGCGGGCTGTTGACCGCTCCGGCATGCCTGGACTGCGCGTAACGCGGATCCAGCATTATCGCGACCTTTATGAGCGTCAGCAAAAATATTGA
- the mnmA gene encoding tRNA 2-thiouridine(34) synthase MnmA, giving the protein MANRINNEFQLGDDLMGKRIVVAMSGGVDSSVVAALAARTGAETIGITLQLYDHGEAVGRAGSCCAGQDIRDARQVAEKLGIAHYVFDHASRFQESVMDVFADEYMAGRTPIPCVQCNMGVKFTDLLNLSRELGADCLATGHYVRRVMGEHGSELHRAMDPARDQSYFLFATTQDQLDYLRFPLGDMPKDEVREIAKDMGLAVAFKPDSQDICFVPDGDYAKVVRKLRPEADDDGEIVHIDGTVMGRHKGLIHYTVGQRKGLEIGGQAEPLYVIRLEPETKRVFVGPKQALAVASATLRDINWIGGDFEGPMQVKVRSMAKPTHARLEGDTLRFHNPEYGVSPGQAAVFYHKDRVLGGGWIEKTGAVSQQWLAAATA; this is encoded by the coding sequence ATGGCAAACCGAATCAACAATGAATTTCAGCTCGGGGACGATCTGATGGGCAAACGCATCGTCGTTGCGATGTCCGGCGGCGTCGATTCGAGCGTTGTCGCCGCGCTGGCTGCACGCACCGGTGCGGAGACGATCGGCATCACGCTGCAGCTCTATGATCATGGCGAAGCGGTGGGCCGTGCTGGCAGCTGCTGCGCGGGACAGGATATTCGCGATGCACGTCAGGTCGCTGAAAAGCTCGGCATTGCGCATTATGTCTTTGATCATGCCAGCCGCTTTCAGGAATCGGTCATGGATGTCTTCGCCGACGAATATATGGCCGGGCGTACGCCCATCCCCTGCGTGCAATGTAATATGGGCGTGAAATTTACCGACCTTTTAAATCTGTCCCGTGAACTGGGAGCGGATTGCCTCGCCACCGGCCACTATGTCCGGCGCGTGATGGGCGAACATGGTTCCGAGCTGCACCGGGCGATGGATCCTGCCCGCGACCAGAGCTATTTCTTGTTCGCCACGACACAGGACCAGCTCGACTATCTCCGCTTCCCGCTGGGCGACATGCCTAAAGATGAAGTGCGCGAGATTGCGAAAGACATGGGCCTAGCCGTCGCCTTCAAACCGGATAGTCAGGATATCTGCTTCGTACCGGATGGCGACTATGCCAAGGTCGTGCGCAAGCTCCGCCCCGAAGCCGACGACGATGGCGAGATTGTCCATATCGATGGCACCGTCATGGGCCGGCACAAGGGCCTGATCCATTATACAGTCGGTCAGCGCAAGGGACTGGAGATTGGCGGACAGGCCGAGCCGCTTTATGTCATTCGCCTGGAACCGGAAACCAAACGCGTCTTTGTCGGGCCGAAACAGGCTTTGGCGGTAGCGTCTGCGACCTTACGCGATATCAACTGGATTGGCGGCGACTTTGAAGGACCCATGCAGGTCAAAGTCCGCTCCATGGCCAAGCCTACTCATGCCCGGCTGGAAGGCGATACGCTACGCTTCCACAATCCCGAATATGGCGTGTCCCCGGGACAGGCAGCGGTCTTCTATCATAAGGATCGCGTTCTTGGCGGCGGCTGGATTGAGAAAACCGGTGCGGTTTCCCAACAATGGTTAGCCGCTGCCACGGCCTGA
- a CDS encoding serine hydrolase domain-containing protein has product MHKIKIAALSALALALSGCGASDEPAAPPPKTAEELAYISDASPIPKARLDAAISPLFDDPAMAETRALLIMYRGKIIAERYGEDYDEDTRFISWSMAKSFTGALIGFLVADGRLVLDDPAPVPAWQRPGDPRGDITLRQLIHMSSGLDHTEVPEEGGATVFEADTNRMLFLDGASNVAGYAEARPMEAEPGAKFEYSTATSMILADIITRTLTNSTDPEVRRNAAMRFIRGRLLEPLGMDGTYFEFDANGTFLGGSIIQASARDYATFGEFLRNNGARKGAQHLPVSWVQFMRTSSANDPAYGGHIWLNKKRPEGRNQVLFPDMAPDTVFAALGHLGQQIVVSPDQKLTVVRLGKTQDNVLRPMSDQIGRIVAMFPTD; this is encoded by the coding sequence ATGCACAAGATTAAAATCGCCGCCCTGTCTGCTCTTGCACTTGCCCTTTCTGGCTGTGGTGCCAGTGATGAGCCTGCTGCACCACCACCCAAAACTGCCGAAGAGCTGGCTTATATATCGGATGCCAGCCCAATCCCAAAAGCTCGGCTGGACGCTGCGATTTCGCCGCTCTTCGATGATCCTGCCATGGCGGAGACCCGTGCGTTGCTAATCATGTATCGCGGCAAGATTATCGCAGAACGCTATGGCGAAGACTATGACGAAGATACACGCTTTATCAGTTGGTCGATGGCGAAATCCTTTACCGGTGCGTTGATCGGCTTTCTGGTTGCGGACGGACGGCTGGTGCTTGATGATCCGGCCCCGGTCCCTGCCTGGCAGCGGCCCGGCGATCCGCGCGGCGACATCACTTTGCGCCAGTTAATCCATATGTCATCAGGCCTTGATCATACCGAAGTACCCGAAGAAGGCGGAGCGACGGTGTTTGAGGCAGACACCAACCGCATGCTGTTCCTCGATGGCGCATCCAATGTGGCTGGCTATGCCGAGGCGCGCCCGATGGAAGCAGAGCCCGGCGCAAAGTTCGAATATAGCACGGCGACCAGCATGATCCTGGCCGACATCATCACTCGAACACTGACCAACAGCACCGACCCAGAAGTGCGGCGGAACGCGGCCATGCGTTTCATTCGGGGCCGGTTGCTTGAGCCATTGGGCATGGACGGAACCTATTTTGAGTTTGATGCCAATGGCACCTTCCTCGGCGGCAGCATCATTCAGGCCAGCGCCCGTGATTATGCCACATTTGGCGAGTTTCTCCGCAACAATGGCGCCCGCAAAGGCGCGCAGCATCTCCCCGTCAGCTGGGTTCAGTTCATGCGGACATCATCAGCTAATGATCCGGCTTATGGCGGCCATATCTGGCTGAACAAGAAACGCCCGGAAGGCCGCAATCAGGTTCTTTTTCCCGACATGGCGCCCGACACAGTGTTTGCGGCTCTGGGCCATCTCGGACAACAGATCGTCGTTTCGCCGGACCAGAAGCTTACGGTCGTGCGGCTCGGCAAGACACAGGATAATGTCTTGCGTCCGATGAGCGATCAGATCGGCCGGATCGTAGCAATGTTTCCAACCGACTGA
- a CDS encoding PhzF family phenazine biosynthesis protein, whose translation MTQENGILPYYHVDAFADRPFTGNQAAVMPLESWLDDDVLQAIGEENNFAETAFYLPDATGEADYELRWFTPSVEIALCGHATLASGHIILSQNPDKDQVTFRTRQAGILQMVREREGYALDLPAYPPAPKKRPDIVALIGGSPVETQFHEGRYNVIRYATADEVLALKPDMKALAALGNEQFICTAPGKDTDVLSRVFVPGAGVDEDSVTGSAHAVLTPYWAGQLGRDSFTAYQASDRGGYVHCRFDEDPDNPRAWLGGKCVTVVEGLFRL comes from the coding sequence ATGACGCAGGAAAACGGGATATTACCCTATTATCATGTCGATGCCTTTGCGGATCGGCCCTTTACCGGCAATCAGGCGGCGGTGATGCCGCTCGAAAGCTGGCTCGATGATGATGTCCTACAGGCCATTGGTGAAGAGAATAACTTCGCCGAAACCGCCTTTTACCTGCCCGACGCGACGGGTGAGGCGGATTACGAACTGCGCTGGTTCACGCCATCAGTGGAAATTGCTTTGTGCGGACATGCAACGCTGGCCAGCGGGCATATTATATTGTCGCAAAATCCGGATAAGGATCAGGTCACGTTTCGCACGCGGCAAGCCGGAATATTGCAGATGGTCCGGGAAAGGGAGGGCTATGCGCTCGACCTTCCGGCCTATCCGCCGGCGCCCAAAAAGCGGCCGGATATCGTTGCCCTGATTGGCGGGAGCCCGGTTGAGACACAATTTCATGAAGGTCGCTATAATGTCATCCGCTATGCAACTGCTGATGAGGTGTTGGCGCTCAAGCCTGATATGAAGGCGCTGGCGGCATTGGGGAATGAACAGTTTATCTGCACCGCACCAGGTAAGGATACCGATGTGCTCAGCCGCGTCTTTGTGCCTGGTGCGGGAGTCGATGAAGATAGTGTGACGGGGTCAGCGCATGCGGTGCTGACGCCCTATTGGGCGGGGCAATTGGGCCGCGATAGCTTCACCGCCTACCAGGCCAGCGACCGCGGCGGTTATGTTCATTGCCGGTTTGATGAGGATCCGGATAATCCCCGGGCATGGCTCGGCGGCAAATGTGTGACCGTGGTTGAGGGGCTGTTTCGGTTGTAG
- the pdxH gene encoding pyridoxamine 5'-phosphate oxidase translates to MTHDPFPLFDSWFKEARETESNDSNAMTIATADANGQPAARMVLLKGHDRNGFVFYTNQESRKAADIAANPKAAILFHWKSLRRQIRIEGPLSTVSDATADAYFATRSRDSQLGAWASDQSRPLDTRATFEARFEEVKARFDGLDVPRPPHWSGYRLTPERFEFWQDREHRLHERRVFVRADGGNGDDWTEGMLYP, encoded by the coding sequence ATGACCCATGATCCATTTCCCCTGTTCGATAGCTGGTTCAAAGAAGCCCGCGAGACGGAATCTAATGATAGCAATGCGATGACCATCGCAACCGCAGATGCAAATGGGCAACCGGCCGCGCGGATGGTGCTGTTAAAGGGGCATGACCGCAACGGTTTTGTCTTCTACACCAATCAGGAAAGTCGCAAGGCCGCTGATATTGCCGCCAATCCGAAAGCGGCGATCCTGTTCCACTGGAAAAGCCTGCGCCGGCAAATTCGTATTGAAGGGCCCTTATCGACCGTTTCCGATGCAACCGCCGATGCCTATTTCGCCACGCGCAGCCGGGATTCGCAGCTCGGTGCCTGGGCATCGGACCAATCGCGGCCGCTTGATACGCGTGCAACTTTTGAAGCGCGGTTTGAGGAAGTGAAAGCGCGTTTCGATGGACTGGACGTGCCGCGCCCGCCGCATTGGTCCGGCTATCGATTGACGCCGGAGCGCTTTGAATTTTGGCAGGACCGCGAGCACCGGCTGCACGAACGACGTGTCTTCGTTCGTGCAGATGGTGGGAATGGCGATGATTGGACGGAAGGAATGCTCTACCCATGA
- a CDS encoding error-prone DNA polymerase has translation MTVFAELVAATHYSFLRGASSPADMVLQAMKLGMNGLGIADRNSVAGVVRAHVALRQMREDAAEEGVELPPFHLIVGARLCFIDEMPDIIAYPVNRKGWGRLTRLLSTGNLRTEKGACHLMLGDLLNFHQDMQFIAMASEEELKLLQPLIDVAPGRLWAGVTMPRDGADRRYLARLEKEAGRLHLPLLATNAPLFATPDQRPLSDILTCISEKTTIREAGRLLAKNAEAHLKPPQEMARLFADCPQAIEETQHFLSGIEFSLDELSYHYPDEPVPEGWTPQGWLEHLTRAAAEKAYPDGVPRKLSDKLNEELELIGKLEYAPYFLTVHDIVRHARSKDILCQGRGSAANSVVCYLLGITAVDPIRHDLLFSRFISRERKEPPDIDVDFEHERREEIIQYIYDRYGRSRAAIAATVVHYRSRSAIREVGKALGLSEDITSRLSSTVWGSWSTKDPDKRFGETGLDPENAEIARLGALVQQILEFPRHLSQHVGGFVLTQDRLDETVPIHNAAMEDRTFIEWDKDDIDALGLMKVDVLALGMLTCIRKCFDMMRAYDLGDYELATVPVDDPATYDMLCKGDSVGVFQVESRAQMNMLPRLRPREFYDLVIQVAIVRPGPIEGDMVHPYLRRRSGVEKTDYPSPSSPHDPDELKGVLGRTFGVPLFQEQAMKLAIVAADFSSSDANKLRRAMATFRNVGTIHHFQAKMIEGMVARGYEREFAERCYNQIQGFGSYGFPESHAQSFAILVYISSWIKCHHPAVFAAALLNSQPMGFYAPAQIIRDAREHDVEVRSIDINYSDWDNILEERRDGGHALRMGLRQIDGFRDTWAEQMITCRPFASIEELAHDAKLPQRALQMLADADGCRSIGLDRRQALWEVRRTPSETLPLFAAADARELAREEDVQLPDMTRREHVITDYQTTRLSLKGHPMEFLRDAFHQEKVLRCADVAHGKNGSIAEVAGIVLIRQRPGKGNAIFVTLEDETGIANILIWARLFERYRRPIMAARLMKVRGEIQKSKEGVIHIIASHVQDYTYRLDSIATAEPGIEARDNEPAIAANRGHPRNVRILPGSRDFH, from the coding sequence ATGACAGTTTTTGCCGAACTGGTTGCTGCAACACATTACAGCTTTCTGCGCGGTGCCTCTTCGCCTGCGGACATGGTGCTGCAGGCCATGAAGCTGGGCATGAACGGGCTGGGCATTGCCGACAGAAACAGCGTGGCCGGTGTCGTGCGTGCACATGTGGCGCTACGTCAGATGCGGGAAGATGCGGCTGAAGAGGGCGTGGAGCTTCCGCCCTTCCACCTGATCGTCGGTGCGCGCTTATGTTTTATCGACGAAATGCCAGACATCATCGCTTATCCGGTCAACCGCAAAGGCTGGGGGCGTCTGACGCGGCTGCTTTCTACCGGCAATTTGCGCACGGAGAAGGGCGCTTGCCATCTCATGCTTGGCGATCTCTTGAACTTCCATCAGGACATGCAGTTTATCGCCATGGCCAGCGAAGAAGAGCTCAAACTTTTGCAGCCTCTGATAGATGTCGCACCCGGCCGATTATGGGCCGGTGTGACCATGCCGCGTGATGGCGCAGATCGTCGCTATCTTGCGAGATTGGAGAAAGAGGCGGGGCGGCTGCATTTGCCCCTGCTGGCCACGAATGCGCCGCTATTTGCAACCCCTGATCAGCGCCCGTTGAGTGATATACTGACATGCATATCCGAAAAAACGACGATCCGCGAAGCTGGTCGCTTGCTTGCCAAAAATGCCGAAGCGCATCTGAAACCGCCCCAGGAAATGGCACGATTATTTGCCGACTGCCCACAGGCCATAGAGGAAACGCAGCATTTCCTGTCCGGCATTGAATTCTCGCTGGATGAGCTAAGCTATCATTATCCCGACGAACCAGTACCGGAAGGGTGGACACCGCAAGGCTGGCTGGAACATCTTACCCGAGCAGCGGCGGAAAAGGCGTATCCAGACGGGGTTCCGCGTAAGCTATCTGACAAGCTGAACGAAGAATTGGAGCTGATCGGGAAGCTTGAATATGCACCATATTTTCTGACGGTTCATGATATTGTCCGCCATGCGCGATCCAAAGATATTCTCTGCCAGGGCCGCGGCAGTGCCGCCAATAGCGTTGTATGCTATTTGCTTGGCATTACCGCAGTTGATCCGATTAGGCATGATCTGCTTTTCTCCCGTTTCATCTCTCGGGAGCGCAAGGAACCGCCAGATATTGATGTGGATTTCGAGCATGAGCGCCGCGAGGAAATCATTCAGTATATCTATGATCGCTATGGCCGCAGCCGCGCCGCCATAGCGGCAACGGTCGTCCACTATCGATCACGCAGCGCCATTCGCGAAGTAGGTAAGGCGCTCGGCCTGTCGGAAGATATTACCAGCCGTTTGTCGAGTACTGTTTGGGGCAGTTGGTCGACCAAGGACCCGGACAAGCGCTTCGGGGAAACCGGGCTGGACCCGGAAAATGCCGAGATCGCGCGTCTCGGCGCGCTTGTGCAACAGATACTCGAGTTTCCCCGGCACTTGTCCCAGCATGTGGGCGGCTTTGTGCTAACGCAGGACCGGCTCGATGAAACCGTACCTATTCATAATGCTGCGATGGAAGATCGCACGTTCATCGAATGGGACAAGGATGACATTGATGCGCTGGGCCTGATGAAAGTTGATGTCCTGGCGCTTGGCATGCTCACCTGCATTCGCAAATGCTTTGATATGATGCGGGCATATGATCTGGGCGACTATGAACTTGCGACTGTTCCAGTCGACGATCCGGCCACGTATGATATGCTGTGCAAGGGGGATAGTGTCGGCGTGTTTCAGGTCGAAAGCCGGGCGCAGATGAATATGCTGCCGCGCCTTCGTCCGCGTGAATTTTATGACCTTGTCATTCAGGTCGCAATTGTGCGGCCCGGCCCGATTGAAGGAGACATGGTGCACCCCTATTTGCGCCGCCGTTCCGGTGTTGAGAAGACTGACTATCCTTCACCCTCTTCGCCGCATGATCCCGATGAACTGAAAGGGGTGTTAGGGCGCACTTTTGGTGTGCCGCTGTTTCAGGAACAGGCGATGAAGCTGGCCATTGTCGCCGCTGATTTTTCATCCAGCGACGCCAACAAACTGCGCCGCGCGATGGCGACCTTTCGTAATGTTGGGACGATCCATCATTTCCAGGCGAAGATGATCGAAGGCATGGTCGCGCGCGGCTATGAACGGGAGTTTGCTGAACGCTGCTATAATCAGATACAGGGATTCGGCAGCTATGGCTTCCCGGAAAGCCATGCCCAGTCTTTTGCCATATTGGTTTACATATCCTCCTGGATCAAATGCCATCACCCTGCCGTTTTTGCAGCCGCCTTGTTAAATTCGCAGCCCATGGGATTTTATGCGCCGGCACAAATTATCCGCGATGCGCGCGAACATGATGTCGAGGTGCGCAGCATCGATATCAATTACAGCGATTGGGATAATATATTGGAAGAGCGCCGCGATGGCGGTCATGCTCTGCGCATGGGGCTACGACAAATTGACGGTTTTCGCGATACATGGGCCGAGCAGATGATCACTTGCCGACCTTTTGCATCGATTGAAGAGCTGGCCCATGATGCGAAATTACCGCAACGTGCCCTGCAAATGCTTGCGGATGCGGATGGGTGTCGGTCGATCGGACTGGACCGTCGGCAAGCCCTGTGGGAGGTGCGCCGTACGCCAAGCGAAACATTGCCATTATTCGCTGCTGCCGATGCAAGAGAGCTTGCCCGAGAGGAAGACGTGCAGCTTCCCGATATGACCAGAAGAGAGCATGTCATTACCGATTACCAGACAACGCGATTGTCGCTAAAAGGCCATCCGATGGAATTTTTGCGAGACGCGTTTCATCAAGAAAAAGTGCTGCGCTGCGCTGATGTCGCCCATGGCAAAAACGGTTCGATCGCGGAAGTCGCAGGGATAGTGCTGATCCGTCAACGTCCCGGCAAAGGTAACGCTATATTTGTGACTCTGGAAGATGAAACGGGCATTGCCAATATCCTGATCTGGGCACGATTGTTTGAACGTTATCGCCGCCCGATCATGGCTGCGCGCCTGATGAAAGTCCGTGGCGAAATACAGAAAAGCAAGGAAGGCGTGATCCATATCATCGCCAGTCATGTGCAAGATTATACCTATCGTCTCGACAGTATTGCTACGGCTGAGCCGGGTATAGAGGCGCGCGATAATGAGCCTGCAATCGCAGCCAATCGCGGCCACCCCCGCAATGTACGTATCCTACCCGGATCACGCGATTTCCATTGA
- a CDS encoding Y-family DNA polymerase, translating to MTVEYSRNRRRILALFLPFLSSERIIRNSAGALDRTNMRPFALVEKSRGALILAALDRQAQEHGLHVAMSLADARARVPELLIFDHDEDADEQLLAKLAEACERYTPMVALHLPQSLILDVSGCVHLFGNERTLVQDIEDRFDGAGLSVQWALAGTVDAALALARFGLKEGAETQLPVGALDMNERTHKALERAGLYHIGDLASRARAPLAARFGAELVLKLERLLGQEDRPVNPKRKIAAIIVDRRFAEPMGHIDTALLCLHELFIEAAQMLEEREQGARRIKMQLFRCDGHIANLAIETGAPTREDKLFRRLLNERIDALNDPLDPGFGYDLVRLSVAATEPLSAKQTDISGERDKASDEAALLSQLSIRLGRQDVKRFEPANSYIPEHSLHARAALDYKGAVIWDQPKSGAPPVRPLFLFDPPQHIKVMAEVPDGPPRRFIWKHDTYNVTRAEGPERIASTWWRKRQGHLPGKAGLTRDYYRVEDSEGRRYWLFRYGLYGTEKAQPDWYIHGSFA from the coding sequence GTGACAGTAGAATATTCGCGGAACAGGCGCCGGATACTCGCCCTGTTCCTGCCGTTTCTGTCTTCGGAACGGATTATCAGGAACAGCGCAGGCGCGCTTGATAGAACAAACATGCGGCCTTTTGCGCTCGTGGAAAAAAGCCGCGGGGCGCTCATCTTGGCAGCGCTCGACCGGCAGGCGCAGGAACATGGGCTTCATGTCGCTATGTCTCTAGCGGATGCGCGCGCGCGGGTGCCAGAACTGCTCATATTCGATCATGACGAGGATGCTGACGAACAGTTGCTTGCAAAGCTTGCCGAGGCCTGTGAGCGCTATACGCCGATGGTCGCGCTGCATCTGCCACAATCGCTGATCCTTGATGTATCAGGCTGTGTACATCTGTTCGGTAATGAGCGGACATTGGTGCAGGATATTGAGGATCGTTTTGATGGTGCTGGTTTGTCTGTGCAATGGGCTCTCGCCGGAACGGTTGATGCTGCGCTGGCGCTTGCCCGCTTTGGTCTGAAAGAAGGGGCCGAGACGCAACTACCTGTGGGCGCCCTCGATATGAACGAGAGAACGCATAAGGCGCTCGAACGGGCCGGACTATATCATATCGGAGATTTGGCTAGCCGTGCGCGGGCCCCACTGGCCGCACGTTTCGGGGCTGAACTGGTATTGAAACTGGAACGTTTGCTGGGCCAGGAGGATCGCCCTGTCAATCCAAAGCGGAAAATAGCTGCGATCATTGTTGATCGGCGTTTTGCGGAACCGATGGGGCATATTGATACAGCATTATTGTGCCTGCATGAGCTGTTTATCGAAGCCGCGCAGATGTTGGAGGAAAGAGAGCAAGGTGCCCGCAGAATAAAGATGCAGCTTTTTCGCTGCGACGGCCATATTGCGAATCTCGCGATTGAAACGGGTGCGCCGACCCGAGAAGATAAGCTGTTTCGGCGCTTGCTGAATGAACGGATTGACGCGCTGAACGATCCGCTTGATCCCGGTTTTGGTTATGACCTGGTGCGTTTGTCCGTTGCCGCTACAGAGCCTTTAAGCGCCAAACAAACTGATATTAGTGGCGAACGCGACAAGGCGTCGGATGAAGCTGCTTTACTCAGTCAACTTAGCATTCGTTTGGGAAGGCAAGATGTGAAGCGTTTCGAGCCCGCGAATAGCTATATTCCGGAACATAGCCTGCATGCCCGTGCAGCACTGGATTACAAGGGTGCTGTCATATGGGATCAACCGAAATCAGGTGCACCGCCGGTTCGGCCACTGTTCCTGTTCGATCCACCGCAGCATATTAAGGTGATGGCCGAAGTGCCGGATGGTCCGCCACGTCGCTTCATATGGAAACACGATACCTATAATGTCACGCGTGCCGAAGGGCCGGAACGTATCGCATCGACATGGTGGCGCAAGCGGCAGGGGCATTTGCCGGGCAAAGCCGGTTTGACCCGTGATTATTACCGCGTAGAGGATAGCGAAGGCCGGCGTTATTGGCTGTTCCGTTACGGGCTATACGGCACCGAAAAGGCCCAACCCGACTGGTATATTCACGGTAGCTTTGCATGA